Genomic window (Chondrocystis sp. NIES-4102):
CCTACTACTATAGATAGAGTTATTGGGGTTGCCAAAGCCTATACAACTCGTGTCGGTGAAGGACCTTTCCCTACTGAGTTAAAAGATGAGGTTGGGGAATTATTAGGAGAATTGGGGGCAGAATTTGGCACTACTACTGGTCGTCGTCGCCGTTGTGGTTGGTTTGATGCCGTAATTGGTCGCTATGCAGTGCGAATTAATGGTTTAGACTGTCTAGCAATTACTAAATTAGATGTATTAGATGAATTAGAAGAGATTAAAGTCTGTGTCGCTTACGAAATTGATGGTCAGACCTGTAATCATTTTCCCACTAATGCTAGTCAATTTGCTAATTGCAAACCAGTTTATAAAACTATGCCAGGTTGGAAACAATCTACTACAAACTGTCGCTCATTATCTGATTTACCCAAAGCAGCTTTAAATTACTTAAAGTATATGGCGGAATTAATGGAAGTTCCCATTGCCATAGTTTCTGTAGGTCCAAGTCGCGATCAAACAATTATTGTAGAAGATCCAATTCATGGCCCTAAAAGAGCTTTACTTGATGCGGACGGTATCCCTGTCGGAGAAACTTGAGTTGCTGCCAAGAATCTTAGAATCAATTACCGTTAAAAATTAATGCCCATAATTTGTGGATAGTTGAAATTTTTAACCATATTTATTTATTAACGAACCAACAACAATACTATGAACATTACAATTGAATGTAAAACTAGACCTGAAGGAAGTAAACCCAGAGCTTTACGGCGTGAGGGATTAATTCCTGCTGCTTTATATGGTCATGATGGATCTAATTCTATATCTTTAACCATACCTGCTAAAGAAGCTCAATTGTTATTGAAAAGTGCAGCAGTTAATAACACTTTAATCGATATTAAAGTTCCAGAGATTTCCTGGCAAGGTCAAGCGATAATTAGAGAAGTTCAAGCTCATCCTTGGAAAAAAACACTTAATCACCTTAGTTTCTTCTCTGTTTCTAGTAGTCAAATATTAGAACTTGTTGTACCAGTGGTAATAGTTGGAAAAGCTGTTGGTGTTAAGCAAGGGGGAATTGTTGAGCAAGTGGTTAATGAGTTGAATATTACTTGTGCTGCTGATAAAATTCCTGAATCTATTGAAATTAATATTGATGATTTTGAAATAGGTAAAATTCTTCATGTAGGAGAAGTGATCTTACCAGAAGGAATTACCGTATTAGATGACCCTGAAAGACCCGTTATTTCTGTGGTTATTCCTGCACAATCTAGTGACACTGAAGAAGAAACAGCAGAGGCAAGCTCCGCTAGTTAATCGAATAAATATAGTAATTTATTAGAGTGATTAATATCACTGTATCTCATTGATGACCAAGGATAAACTTTTATTCTTGGTTTTTTTGGTTTTCTTAAGACTTGGTATTTTTTGACTGATGTAAAATTAAACGATTACCTTCTGGATCATAAGCGTAAATTTCCTGACCATGACTAGCTTTAATGATTTCACCTGGTACTGGATACCCTAAATCAGCTAAAGTGGCGATCGCTTCAACTAGATTTTCTACTTCAATACATAAACTCATACTACTGCCAAAATTATTAAATTCTTTGTTGTCGATTTTAGGCTGAAAAATTCCCAAACGTAAGCTTTTTAAGTCAAATTCAGCATAAATTGAATTGCGATAAACAGTAGGTGACTGTCTAAATAGCTGAGTATAAAAGTTAACTAGTATTTCTATGTTTTTCGTAGCAATAGTCACGAAAACATCTTGATAATTGCAAGTCATTTGAGCTTCAAACTTTAGATAATCTTTTTTCGGATAGTAATTTAATTGAAATATTTTTAGATGATCGATGGTATATTAACATTAATTTAATTTATAAATGTATTTTAAGCATTGGAAATATAAAGTAGCACTTAAAAAGTATTTCTATTCGTGACTATTAGGTTTGACCCTGATAATTTTAATTAGCTAATAGACAAATTCTAAATAATACCTTGTTTTAAATTATTCACCTTTATAGCAAATTTATTTTAAATCGATTTAATTCTGATGATCAAAGTCTTAATTGTAGACGATCAAAAAAGTGTTCACGAAATTCTCAAAAGCTATCTTGAGACAGAAGAAACTCTAGAAGTTGTTGGGTGTGCTAATAACGGTCAGGAGGCTTTAGATTTAATCAAAGTTCATCGACCAAATATTGTTCTAATGGATATTGAAATGCCCGTTTTAGATGGATTAACGGCGACTAAAATTATTTCTGAACAGTTTATAGATACTAACGTGATAATTATTAGTGTTCATAATGATAATAGTTATTTAAATTCCGCCTTGCAGGTTGGGGCTAAAGGATATTTAAAGAAAAACACCCCTGCTAAGGAGTTAATTAACGCCATTTATTCTGCTTATAAAGGGTACTTTCAATTAGGACCAGGTTTACTAGAAAAATATCTTCATGAAGTACGGGAATCGCAATCTAACTCTCAAGAAATAGAACAGTTGAAATCAGTAATTTTAGAACAGTCCAAACTTTTAGAAAATTTAAATAATAATGGTTATACTGGACAGCAGACACAACGCTCTCATAAAAACAATAAAAGTCGCTCAACCAATCAATATTCTTTAGAAAATCAATACGCTAGTCTAGAAAAACAAGTTTACTATCTAAAAAATCGTTTAGATAAACTTGACAAAAAAACAGCCTTTTTGCAACAGTTTGGTGTATTAGTAATACTCTCTTGTGCTGTATTAGGTATATTATTATTATTGTTTAGTATATAGTCCTGATAAAAAAATATCTTCCTATTTTTGCCGAATTCGACCCAAAAAATCTATTATTTTAGTTGTCTAGTCTGTAATATAAAAAATACTTATTTAAAAAGTTTCCAATACCTGACAATATTTTAAAAATCTTTATATTGTGTATTGTTTATTAATCTGCTATCCATAGGATAATAAAAAGTCATTGAGATTATTACCTCTTTATTAGAATTAACATCTTTTAAATAAAGATACTCACTTACACACTTATACTTTAATTAAAGGAGAAAATATTGGTTTCTACAACTTCCTTTAAAACGGCTAAATCAGAAGAAATTTTTAATGCTGCTCAAAAACTTATGCCAGGCGGTGTAAGTTCCCCTGTAAGAGCTTTTAAATCTGTAGGTGGTCAACCAATTGTATTTGACCACGTTAAAGGAGCTTATATCTGGGATGTCGATGGTAATCAGTATATAGATTATGTTGGTACTTGGGGGCCTGCTATTTGTGGTCATGCTCATCCCGTGGTTATTCAAGCTCTCCATGATGCACTAGAAAAAGGCACTAGCTTTGGCGCACCCTGCGCTTTAGAGAATGTCTTGGCAGAGATGGTGATTGATGCAGTTCCTAGTATTGATATGGTACGTTTCGTCAATTCAGGAACAGAAGCTTGTATGTCTGTCCTGCGTTTAATGCGCGCCTTCACTGGTAGAGATAAAATTGTCAAGTTTGAAGGCTGCTATCATGGTCATGCAGATATGTTTCTTGTCAAAGCAGGATCTGGAGTTGCTACTCTGGGATTACCAGATTCTCCTGGAGTACCAAAATCTACTACCAACAATACTTTAACTGCTCCTTATAACGACTTAGAGACAGTTAAAAAATTATTTGCTGAACATTCCCAAGACATTGCGGGAGTCATTTTAGAGCCAGTAGTAGGTAATTCTGGATTTATTACTCCTGATGCTGGTTTTCTAGAAGGGTTAAGAGAAATAACTAAAGAACACGGTGCGCTATTAGTCTTCGATGAAGTGATGACTGGTTTTCGCATAGCCTACGGTGGGGCGCAAGAAAAGTTTGGTGTAACCCCTGATTTAA
Coding sequences:
- a CDS encoding two component transcriptional regulator, LuxR family protein — translated: MIKVLIVDDQKSVHEILKSYLETEETLEVVGCANNGQEALDLIKVHRPNIVLMDIEMPVLDGLTATKIISEQFIDTNVIIISVHNDNSYLNSALQVGAKGYLKKNTPAKELINAIYSAYKGYFQLGPGLLEKYLHEVRESQSNSQEIEQLKSVILEQSKLLENLNNNGYTGQQTQRSHKNNKSRSTNQYSLENQYASLEKQVYYLKNRLDKLDKKTAFLQQFGVLVILSCAVLGILLLLFSI
- a CDS encoding ribosomal 5S rRNA E-loop binding protein Ctc/L25/TL5 is translated as MNITIECKTRPEGSKPRALRREGLIPAALYGHDGSNSISLTIPAKEAQLLLKSAAVNNTLIDIKVPEISWQGQAIIREVQAHPWKKTLNHLSFFSVSSSQILELVVPVVIVGKAVGVKQGGIVEQVVNELNITCAADKIPESIEINIDDFEIGKILHVGEVILPEGITVLDDPERPVISVVIPAQSSDTEEETAEASSAS
- a CDS encoding glyoxalase/bleomycin resistance protein/dioxygenase, which produces MTCNYQDVFVTIATKNIEILVNFYTQLFRQSPTVYRNSIYAEFDLKSLRLGIFQPKIDNKEFNNFGSSMSLCIEVENLVEAIATLADLGYPVPGEIIKASHGQEIYAYDPEGNRLILHQSKNTKS
- the hemL gene encoding glutamate-1-semialdehyde aminomutase, which produces MVSTTSFKTAKSEEIFNAAQKLMPGGVSSPVRAFKSVGGQPIVFDHVKGAYIWDVDGNQYIDYVGTWGPAICGHAHPVVIQALHDALEKGTSFGAPCALENVLAEMVIDAVPSIDMVRFVNSGTEACMSVLRLMRAFTGRDKIVKFEGCYHGHADMFLVKAGSGVATLGLPDSPGVPKSTTNNTLTAPYNDLETVKKLFAEHSQDIAGVILEPVVGNSGFITPDAGFLEGLREITKEHGALLVFDEVMTGFRIAYGGAQEKFGVTPDLTTLGKVIGGGLPVGAYGGRADIMSMVAPAGPMYQAGTLSGNPLAMTAGIKTLELLRKPGTYEQLEKVTNKLTQGILAAAREAGHQVTGGNISAMFGMFFTDKEVHNYDDAKTSDLKKFARFHRGMLEQGIYLAPSQFEAGFTSLAHTEEDVEQTIAAAKTVLSAI